In the Qipengyuania gelatinilytica genome, CTGGCCCGCGTCTACGAGGAGGCCGACAAGGCTCTCTACCGCGCCAAGCAGTCGGGTCGTAACCGCGTGGTCATCTCAGGCTAGTCGCGAGAACAGCCTGCGCGCGAATTCGGACAGCGTATCGTCGCGAGCGCCCATGATGACGATCCTATCACCGGGGCGGGCCAGGTTGACGAGCCGGTCCTCGATCGACTTGCGCTCCGGGATGTATTCCGCGGCCTGCCCGGCATCTTCGATCAGGCGCACGATCCGTTCGCTGCCTTCGCTGCGATCGACGGTGCCTCCGAAATAGACCGGATCGCACATCAGCACGATGTCTTCTTCGGCGAGTTCGCTGGCAAATACCTCTGCCAGCTCGGTACCCATCTGGCGAAGGGGACCGTAACCGTGCGGCTGGAAGAAGGCGAGCACGCGGCCGGGATGGGAGCGCAATGTGCGCAGGGTCGCACCGCATTTCTCCGGATTGTGTCCGAAGTCGTCGATGACGGTTATGGCGGCGTGGTTTGTGCCCACGATATCGAAGCGGCGTGCGAGCCCCTCGAAAGAGGCCAGCGCTTCCACCGACGCCGATACGGGCACGCCTGCCGCAGCCGCACCCGCAATGGCGGCGAGCGCATTCGAGAGATTGTGCCGCCCGGGCATATTGAGGCGCAGGGCGTGCTGGCTTGCGTCATGCCGGTCGACGACCATCGCAGCCTGGCGCACCGGCCCTTCCGCGATACTGCCGGGCATGATGCCGATCTGCGCCTTTTCCTGCTCGACACCGAAGGTGATCGTTTCCTTCGCTTGGGGCAGGAGGGCAAGCGCTTCGGCGTCGTCGGCATTGATGACCGAGATCCGGCTGCGCGAGAGATAGTCGCCGAACAGCTGGCGCAGCTCTTCCATGCTCTTGTGGTCGAGGCTGACGTTGAGCAGCACGCCCACCGCCGGGCGATACAGCGCAATCGAACCGTCGCTTTCGTCGACCTCGCTGACATAGAGGCTCTGCCCGCCGACCACCGCGCTGGCAAAGGGACGCTCGGGCGAGACGAAGTTCTTCATCACCGCGCCGTTCATGATGGTCGGGGCGCGTCCGGTGGCTTCCATGATCCAGCCGAGCATTCCGGTCACGGTCGACTTGCCGCTGGTCCCGGCCACCGCGATCCCGGCACCGCTGGTGTTGAACAGGATGGAGTTCAGTTCGGCACGCGTCAGGCGCAGGCATCCAAGATCGTTCGCCTTGCCGATTTCCGGCACGGTGTCCTCGATCGCGGCCGAGGCGACCACGATCTGGTCGCCCGAAATGATGCCGCTGCCGTCCTGCGGATGAAGCTCGAAGCCTTGCTTCTCGAGCGCTGCGAATTTCTCCGGCGTGCGGCCCTGGTCGAAGCTTCGATCCGAACCTGCAACGGTCGCCCCGCGTCCTTTCAGGATCTGTGCGAGGGGCAGCATTCCGGACCCGCCGATGCCGACGAAGAAGAACGGGCGGGTGAAAAGTTCATCGGGGCTGGGGAAGTCGGTCATTGCGGCCTCGCTATGCAGTTGTAAGCGCGATGACAAGCGGGCATGATCCCACGCGTGCACCGACCCATCCGAAAAGTAGCCGTTTGCGCACCTGCCACGCCGCTCAAGCGCGAATATGCAGAGGCCGTCACAGCTCTCGCTGCGAAAGATTTTCCCGAAATCGAGCTGTATTTCCACGACCAATGCTTCGTGGAGGAGGGGCACTTTGCCGGGTCGGACAAGGTGCGGCTCGATGCCCTGCTCGAATGCGCCAATGCGCCGGAATTCGATGCCGTGTGGTTTGCCAAGGGTGGCTATGGCTCCAATCGGATCGCAACCGATTTCCTTGGCAAGGCGTCGGCCGAGGCGGGCCGGAAAACCTATCTTGGATATTCCGATTGCGGCACGCTTCTCGGCGGTCTCTACCGCGCCCGTATCGGCCATCCCGTCCACGCGCCCATGCCGGTCGATATCAAGCGCGATGGCGGAGACGAGGCGGTCCGCCGCGTTCTTGGCTGGATGGGCGGCGATGCAGAAGGGCTGGAGCAGGGGCTGACGGGCAGGCCGGCGGCCGCATTCAATCTCTATACGCTCGCCATGCTGGTCGGCACGCGGCTAATGCCCGCGCTCGACGGTCACGAGCTCCTGATCGAGGAAGTCGGCGAATACGAATATGCCATCGACCGGCTAATGTTCCACCTCGTGGAGCATTTGCACGATGTCGCCGGCATCCGGCTGGGCGAGGTGACCGCAGTGCCGGAAAACGACCGACCCTTCGGGGCCGACGCCGAACAGATCGTGCAATATTGGTGCGAGAAGAGCGGCATTACCTACCTCGGCCGCGCCGCCATCGGACATAGCTCTGCCAACAGGATCGTGCCCTTCGGTCTTGAGGCTTGAGCTGCTCGCGCCTAAGCGCGCTGCCGACAAGGAGAGTTACATGACTGCATTCATCTTCCCCGGCCAGGGCAGCCAGAAAGTCGGCATGGGCGTCGAGCTCGCCGAAGCCAGCGTCCACGCACGCGAGGTCTTCGAGGAAGTCGACGAGGCGCTGAAGCAGAAGCTGTCCTCGGTGATGAAGGACGGCCCGGAAAGCGAACTCACGCTGACCTCCAACGCCCAGCCTGCAATCATGGCGAATTCGATCGCCACCCTGCGCGTGCTGGAGAAGGAATTCGGCATCGCACTGGCCGACAAGGCCGATTGTGTCGCGGGCCACTCGCTCGGCGAATATAGCGCGCTGTGTGCCGCTGGTGCTTTCGGTCTTGCCGAAACCGCCAAGCTGCTGCGCCTGCGCGGTATCGCGATGCAGGACGCCGTTCCCATCGGTGTCGGCGCCATGGCCGCGCTGCTCGGTGCCGATATCGAGAAGGCAACGGCGCTCGCAGAAGCAGCCGCCGAGGGCCAGGTGTGCGAAGTGGCGAACGACAACGACCCGACACAGGTCGTCATCTCGGGTCACGCAGAAGCGATCGACCGCGCCATCGAGCTGGCCAAGGAACACGGTATCAAGCGCGGCATCAAGCTGCCCGTTTCCGCGCCCTTCCATTGCTCGCTCATGGAGCCTGCGGCCCAGCGCATGAAGATCGCGCTCGACGAGACGTCGCCCGGTGCGTTCACCGTACCGCTCTTCGCCAATGTGACTGCAGCCCGCGTGATCGATCCGGCCGATGAGCAGGCCCTGCTCGTCGACCAGGTCACCGGTCGCGTACGCTGGCGCGAAAGCGTGCTCGCCATGCGCGAAGCCGGCGTCGAACGCTTCGTCGAACTCGGCGGCAAGGTGCTCGGCCCCATGGTCGGCCGGATCGACAAGGACGCTGCCACGGTCAGCCTCGTCACGATGGAAGACCTTGAAACTTTTGCGAAGGAAAACGGATAATGTTCAGCCTCGAAGGTAAAACCGCTCTCGTAACCGGCGCCAGCGGCGGTATCGGCAGTTCGATCGCCTATGCGCTGGCGCGCCAGGGTGCGCGCCTGGCGCTTTCGGGTTCCAATGGCGACAAGCTGCGTGCCTTCCGCGAACAGCTGAATGCGGACACCGGCGGCGACCATGTCGAGATCACCTGCAACCTGTCCGATACGACGCAGGTCGAGGAACTGATCCCGGCCACCGTCGACACGCTCGGCAGCATGAACATCCTCGTCAACAACGCAGGGATCACGCGTGACAATCTCGCGATGCGCATGAAGGACGAGGAATGGGACGAGGTGATCCGCATCAACCTCGAGGCCAGCTTCCGCCTCATGCGCGCCAGCGCGCGCCCGATGATGAAGGCCAAGGGTGGCCGCATCATCTCGATCACCAGCGTCGTCGGCCACACCGGCAATCCGGGCCAGATGAACTATGTTGCGGCCAAGGCAGGCCTCACCGGCATGTCGAAGAGCCTCGCGCAGGAACTCGCCAGCCGCAATATCACCGTAAACTGCGTCGCTCCGGGCTTCATCCGCACCGCGATGACCGATGCGCTGAACGACGACCAGAAGGCCGCGATCAACAGCCGCATCCCGATGGGCCGCATGGGCGAGGGCGACGAGATCGGCGCTGCCGTTGCCTATCTCGCCAGCGACGAGGCCGCTTACGTCACGGGGCAGACGATCCACGTGAATGGCGGCATGGCGATGCAGGGGTAAGCCCAGATCATGGGACGCAAACTCCTCGCCTCGATGGCGCCGTTGATGGCGCTGGCAGTGCCCGCACAGGCGCAAGACGTGCCGATTGAGGAAATCTGCATCGAGACCCCTGAGGGCGCAGAAGCTGGCGAGAAGATGCTGGATGCGTTTCTCGCCGAGATGGGGAAGGGGACGAAGGAAGGTGATGCCAGCGACCTCTTCTCGGAACACTATTCGCAGTGCTCGGCTGGTCTGGAACTCAGCGAAGATCAGGATATGCATTACCGCGAACTGGTGCTGCACTCCCTCATAGCCCGCTCCAGCCGGCTCAGGCTGAAGACCAGCGGTGTGAGCGATGAGTTCGTTGAAGGAGTCCTCGAGCTGGAACGGAGCGGGGTCGAAGGTGAAGCCCGCTCGGAAGCGCTCATGGATCTCTACCTGAGTGAATTCCGGCAGGGTAAACTCAGCGCAGAAGCCGAAGAAGTCGCGGCCGAGCTGCTCGCAATCCATTCCTCCGCCGTGATGGCCGTCGAGAGGCTTCGCTCCGAGCCCTGAACTTTTGCAAAAGTGATGGTTATCCCCAAGGGAAATCCGCGCTTTGGCGGGTGAACCTTGCCCGTCATCACAGCATAGCTAAGGTCGTTATCCGTATTCCGGCGCTTGTGGGGCGATTCCGGCCTTCACAACGCCCAAAAGGGACGAAAGAAGGACCATGAAGGCCACAATCGAACGCGCGACGCTGCTGCGCTGTCTCTCTCATGTTCAGTCGGTGGTCGAACGCCGCAACACCATTCCCATCCTCTCGAACGTCTTGATCGAGGCCGAAGGTGACGGGCTGCGTGTGATGGCGACCGATCTCGACCTGCAGGTGGTCGAGCACATGGCTGCCGCCAGCGTCGAGAGCGAGGGATCGATTACCGTTTCCGCGCACCTTCTGTTCGACATCGCCCGCAAGCTGCCGGAAGGCAGCCAGGTCAGCCTCGAAACCGCCGAAAACCGCATGGACGTAAAAGCCGGCCGCAGCCGCTTCAAGCTGCCCACGCTGCCGCGCGACGATTTCCCGGTAATCGTGGAAGGCGACCTTCCGACCAGCTTCTCGCTTCCGGCAAAGACACTCGCCGAGATGATCGACCGTACGCGGTTCGCGATCTCGACCGAGGAAACCCGCTATTACCTCAACGGCATCTTCTTGCACGTTTCGGATGAAGACCAGCCCGTGCTGAAGGCTGCCGCTACGGACGGACATCGCCTCGC is a window encoding:
- a CDS encoding glutamate ligase domain-containing protein, yielding MTDFPSPDELFTRPFFFVGIGGSGMLPLAQILKGRGATVAGSDRSFDQGRTPEKFAALEKQGFELHPQDGSGIISGDQIVVASAAIEDTVPEIGKANDLGCLRLTRAELNSILFNTSGAGIAVAGTSGKSTVTGMLGWIMEATGRAPTIMNGAVMKNFVSPERPFASAVVGGQSLYVSEVDESDGSIALYRPAVGVLLNVSLDHKSMEELRQLFGDYLSRSRISVINADDAEALALLPQAKETITFGVEQEKAQIGIMPGSIAEGPVRQAAMVVDRHDASQHALRLNMPGRHNLSNALAAIAGAAAAGVPVSASVEALASFEGLARRFDIVGTNHAAITVIDDFGHNPEKCGATLRTLRSHPGRVLAFFQPHGYGPLRQMGTELAEVFASELAEEDIVLMCDPVYFGGTVDRSEGSERIVRLIEDAGQAAEYIPERKSIEDRLVNLARPGDRIVIMGARDDTLSEFARRLFSRLA
- a CDS encoding LD-carboxypeptidase; its protein translation is MIPRVHRPIRKVAVCAPATPLKREYAEAVTALAAKDFPEIELYFHDQCFVEEGHFAGSDKVRLDALLECANAPEFDAVWFAKGGYGSNRIATDFLGKASAEAGRKTYLGYSDCGTLLGGLYRARIGHPVHAPMPVDIKRDGGDEAVRRVLGWMGGDAEGLEQGLTGRPAAAFNLYTLAMLVGTRLMPALDGHELLIEEVGEYEYAIDRLMFHLVEHLHDVAGIRLGEVTAVPENDRPFGADAEQIVQYWCEKSGITYLGRAAIGHSSANRIVPFGLEA
- the fabG gene encoding 3-oxoacyl-[acyl-carrier-protein] reductase, with protein sequence MFSLEGKTALVTGASGGIGSSIAYALARQGARLALSGSNGDKLRAFREQLNADTGGDHVEITCNLSDTTQVEELIPATVDTLGSMNILVNNAGITRDNLAMRMKDEEWDEVIRINLEASFRLMRASARPMMKAKGGRIISITSVVGHTGNPGQMNYVAAKAGLTGMSKSLAQELASRNITVNCVAPGFIRTAMTDALNDDQKAAINSRIPMGRMGEGDEIGAAVAYLASDEAAYVTGQTIHVNGGMAMQG
- the fabD gene encoding ACP S-malonyltransferase, producing MTAFIFPGQGSQKVGMGVELAEASVHAREVFEEVDEALKQKLSSVMKDGPESELTLTSNAQPAIMANSIATLRVLEKEFGIALADKADCVAGHSLGEYSALCAAGAFGLAETAKLLRLRGIAMQDAVPIGVGAMAALLGADIEKATALAEAAAEGQVCEVANDNDPTQVVISGHAEAIDRAIELAKEHGIKRGIKLPVSAPFHCSLMEPAAQRMKIALDETSPGAFTVPLFANVTAARVIDPADEQALLVDQVTGRVRWRESVLAMREAGVERFVELGGKVLGPMVGRIDKDAATVSLVTMEDLETFAKENG